The genomic DNA CACCGCGAGATGCAGCGGCCCGACAGCGGCGCGTCGGTGCATCTGTGCCGCGAAGTCGTGGAACTGCGTCGCCCGCAGAATCGTCCAGGGCGTCTGGCCGGATTGCACTGCCTGTTCCTGCGCGAGCTTGCCTGCGTAGTACGCGTGGGGTGCACGATCGACGCCGACGATCGAGAGGGCCACGTGATGCCCGACTCCTGCGCGCTGTCCGGCGGCCAACAGCTTCGCCGTCGTGGCGGTGAAGAAATCCGTCGACGTCCTGGCGCTCTGCGTGACGACGCTGAGCGCGTCGACCACGACATCCGTGCCCTCGAGCGCCGCGTCGAGGCCCGACCCGCTGCGCACGTCGACGCGGTTGCCCCTGGTCAGCACACGGACGCGGTGGCCGCGTTGCTGCGCCACCCTCACGACCTCCGTGCCGATGATGCCCGTGCCGCCTGCGACTGCGATCTCCATGCGTCTCCGATCGATGTGGGTACTCGGTCCATTCTGAACCCGTACCGAGCATGATCTGTACCGAGCGCGTCAGGAAATCGCAGTCGACAGACTCACTCCCCTGCGAGACCGCCCAGCATGTGTCCGAACGAGCGACCTTCGCCGAGGTAGGTCGACGGATCGTAAGGATCCACGACCACGCTCGGCTGTCGACGTGCGATCGCGTCGGCGAGTTCTCGTGCACCCTTCTCGACGCGCTTCGCGAGCGGTGCGACGTCGTCGCCCGCCCCGCCCCAGTCGCTGGACGCCGCGAACACACCGGTCGAGACGGGCTCGGCGTGCAGATATGCGAACAGCGGACGGATCGCGTAGTCGATCGCGAGGGAATGACGTGCGGTCCCGGCATTCGCGCCGATCAGCACAGGCTTGCCGACGAGGGAGTCCGGATCGAGCACGTCGATGAACGACTTGAACAGGCCCGAGTAGCTCGTCGAGAAGATCGGCGTGACTGCGATCAGCGCATCCGCGGAGATCACGGTGTTGATCGCGGTCTCCAGTGCGGGCGGCGCGAATCCGGTGAGCATGTTGTTCGTGATGTCGTGCGCGTAATCGCGCAACTCGATCACGTCCACGCTCGCCTCGATGTTCTGAGCGGCGAGGGCCTTCAACGTCTCCGCGGCCAGCCGATCCGCCAGCATCCTGGTGGACGACGGGTTGGAGAGCCCCGCCGAGACGACGGCGATACGACGAGTGGTCATCAGGCGTCCTTCCGGCCGAGGCCGAACGCCGCACCGGCCGGTGCCGGGGTGTCCTGATAGGGCGAGTCGCCGGTGAGGTTGTCCCCGCGGTTCGCACCGGGGCGCGCCTGACGGGTCGGTCCGTCGCCGAACTCCGCCTTGACGCGGGCAGCGTGGGTCGGAGCATCCGGAACGTTCGCCGGGCGGTCCTTCGCGAGCTCCTTGCGCAGCACCGGAACGACCTCGGATCCGAGGATGTCGAGCTGCTCGAGCACCGTCTTCAGCGGGAGGCCCGCGTGGTCGATGAGGAACAGCTGCCGCTGGTAGTCGCCATAGTGCTCGCGCATCGCGGCGTAACGGTCGATGACCTGCTGCGGCGATCCCACCGTCAGCGGGGTCATCTCGGTGAAGTCCTCCATGCTCGGGCCGTGACCGTACACCGGCGCATTGTCGAAGAACGGCCGGAACTGGTTCACCGCATCCTGAGATTTCGCACTCATGAACACCTGGCCGCCGAGGCCGACGATCGCCTGTTCTGGCGTTCCATGGCCGTAGTGCGCGTAGCGCTGACGGTAGAGCTCGATGAGGCGCTGGTAGTGCTCCTTCGGCCAGAAGATGTTGTTGGCGAAGAAGCCGTCACCGTAGTACGCGGCCTGCTCTGCGATCTCCGGGGTGCGGATGGATCCGTGCCAGACGAACGGCGCGATGCCGTCGAGCGGACGCGGGGTCGACGTGAAGCCCTGGAGCGAGGTACGGAACTTGCCCTCCCAATCCACGACGTCCTCACGCCACAGCTTGTGCAGCAGCGCGTAGTTCTCGATGGCGAGCGGAAGGCCCTGGCGGATGTCCTGACCGAACCAGGGGTACACCGGGCCGGTGTTCCCGCGGCCGAGCATGAGATCCATCCGGCCGTCGGAGACGTGCTGCAGCATCGAATACTCTTCCGCGATGCGCACCGGGTCATTCGTCGTGATGAGCGTCGTCGACGTGGAGACGATGAGCCGCTCGGTCTGCGCCGCGAGTGCAGCGAGGAACGTCGAAGGGCTGGACGACCAGAACGGCGGGTTGTGATGCTCGCCGATGGCGAAGACGTCGAGACCCACTTCTTCGCTGTGCTTGGCGATGGCCATCGTGGCCTTGATCCGCTCCTGCTCGCTCGGCGTCACGCCGGTCACGGGGTCGCGGGTGATGTCGCTGACCGACATGATGCCGAACTGCATCGCGTGTGCGCCCGACTGCTCGCTCATGATTACTCCATCTTTCCCGAAGCGGATGACTCGGCACCCGTTTCTATTCACTTGAATGTATCTGTGACAACGCGATCCTGGCAACTTTATTCCCGGGCGGTAGCCTCGAAGGATGAGCAGCGCTGACGCAGACTCCGGTCGTCCGATCACCGGATCGATCCAGAAGCCGCGACGCCGGGTGCCTTTCTGGGACAACGCCCGCTATGCCTGCATCGTTCTCGTGGTTCTCGGCCATGCCGTCCAGCGGCTGATCTACGACTCGGACATCGCTTTCGCGTTCTACCTCACGTTGTACGCGTTCCACATGCCGGCATTCGCGATCATCTCCGGATACTTCTCCAAGTCCACGTCGCCGACCAAGACCCAGATGGCCAGGGTGATCACGGACATCCTCGTGCCCTACCTGATCTTCGAATTGCTCTGGACACTCACGAAGTGGCTCGTCGAGGGGCAGGCCGACCCGAACATCACGCGGCCGTCCTGGACGCTGTGGTTCCTGCTCGCGCTGGGGATCTTCCGCCTGGTCCTCCCCTATCTCGCGCTCCTGCGCTGGCCGTTGGTGTGGACGGTCGCCATCTCGATCGGCGTCGGGTACCTGCCCAATGTCGACAGCACCTTCTCGCTCTCGCGCACCCTCGGCCTCCTTCCCTTCTTCGCCTTCGGCTGGTGGCTGCGCGAGCACGACATCGTGGCCAGGATGCGGCTGCTGGATTTCCGACCCTGGTGGGTGCGTGTCGCCGCAGTCGCCGTGCTCGCTGCGACCGGCTGGGCGGCGTGGACGTGGCTTCCGCTCTGGCAGACGATCGATCTGCGGCACTGGCTCTTCTACGAGGACTCGTATGCGGATCTCGGCGGCGAGCAGTGGTGGGCCGGCGGCCTGCGCATCGCGCTGATGCTCCTCGCCGTCGTCCTCAGCGCGGCGTTCTTCGCCCTGATTCCGCGCGGAACACACTGGTGGACGCCGTTCGGGCAGTACACGATGTACGTCTTCCTGCTGCACTCCTTCGTGCTGTACCCGTTCCGCGAAACCGGGATCCTGCGCGACCTCGACCCGACCTGGATCTGGTTGCCGGTGGTCGCACTCCTCTCGGTGCTGATCGCCCTGGCCCTCGCCACGAGACCAGTACGGTGGCTGTTCCGGCCTCTCGTGGAACCCCGCCCCACATGGCTCTTCTCAGATCCCCGGCTCGCCTCGCGCGAGGGACGCAGAAACGACCCGACCGGTTCCCGTCGCCCTGCTCCGCCTCAGTCGAAGAGCTCGGCTCCGACGTAGGATCCCGGTTTCGCGCCGGCTGGGACGGCCCAGATCCCCGAGCCGACGTGTCGGATGTACTCGTTCAGCACGTCTGTCGACAGTCGACGCTGGAGCGACACGAACTGGGACGGATCCCGCTGGTAGGAGAGGAAGAACAGGCCCGCGTCGAGCCGGCCGAGGTTGTTGTTCCCGTCGACGTAGTTGTAGCCGCGGCGAAGGATGCGGATGCCGTCGTTCTGTTCAGGATGAGCGAGCCGGACGTGGCTGTTCGCGTCGATCGCCGTTCCGCTGAAGTCGGGCGCGGTGAACTCGCCTCCGCCGGACAGCGGTGCTCCTGCGCCCTTGTCGCGGCCGATGATGGAGTGCTGCTCGGCGAGTCGAACCCGGTCCCACGTCTCGATCAGCATCGCGATCTTCCGGGCGACGAGATACGAACCACCGGCCATCCAGGCGGGTTCGTCAGATTCGGCGACCCAGACGTGATCCTCGAGCGCCGCAGCGTCATCCGCGAGAATGTTCGCCGTGCCGTCCTTGAAGCCGAAGAGATTGCGGGGTGTCGCCTGCGCCGACGTCGTGCGCGAGGTCTTGCCGAAGCCGAGCTGCGACCAGCGCAACCGCGCCCGCCCGAAGGCGATACGGCTGAGGTTGCGGATCGCGTGCACGGCCACCTGCGGGTCGTCGGCACACGCTTGGATGCAGAGATCGCCGTTCGACAGCTCGGGGTCGAGGTCGTCACCGAGGAACGGCGGCAGCTTCTCGAGAGTCGCCGGGCGCTGGGCGGCGATGCCGTAGCGATCGCCGTCCGCGTTCTCGAACAGACCCGGGCCGAAGCCGAAGGTGATGGTCAGCCCGGCCGCGGGCAGCCCCAGCGCCTCGCCGGTATCCTCAGGCGGCTGCTCGGCGGGACCGCCGACCGCACCGGTGGCGCTGACCTCGAGACCCTGCGTCATCCTCGATGCCGCATAGGTCCAGTCCTGCAGCAGCGACTTGAGGTCGTCGCGGTCGCTTCGCGGCATCATGTCGAACGCCGCGAAGTGCAGGTGGTCCTGCACCGGCGTGGTGATGCCCGCCTGATGCGCGCCGAAGAAGTCAAACGCGCTCTGCGCATCGGCGCTCTCCCGCGCGCGTCCGAGGGCGACTCCGCCGGCGAGACCCGCCCCCGTTCCGATCGCAAGACCGGCGACGCCCCCGCCGATCGCGAGGCCGAGCAGGCCGCGCCTGCTCAGGCCCGAGGGTGCGGATGCCGCGGTGTCGTCGCCGATGGAGGCCGGCACCGCCGCCGCATCCGCTTCTGACTCAGTCATGGGGGTATCCCGGATCAGGACAGCACCGTGCCGGTCAGCTGCGACAGCGGCTCGGCGAGGGCGTTGATCAGATCGGTGAACTGGCGCTTGTCGGCGTCGGTGAGTTCGGCGTACCCGACGAAGCCCTCAGCCAGCGAGCCGTGGGCTGCGAGCGCCGCTTCGAGCTGCGCGTAGCCGGCCTCGATCTTCTCGACCAGCGCTGCACCGTCGTCACCCTGCGCGGCGGCGAAGTCCTGCACCAAGGAGAACGCCATCTTGGACCCCTCGACATTCGCCGCGAAGTCGTAGAGGTCGGTGCCGGACCACCAGTCCTCCTCGCCCGAGATCTTTCCCGTCGCGACCTCGTCGAGCAGCGCGATCGCGCCGTTCGAGATTCCGGCGATGCCCTGGTCATCCAGCGCGGTGGTGAAGTCGTCGGAGTGGACGTAGGAGAAGAGCTCCTGTACGTCGGCGAGAAGCAGATCACCGAACTCGGAGCGCTGCTCCGGGGTCGACGGTGCCCAATCCTGCCACGCCGGCGTCTCTCCGTCGGCGTTCAGCGCGTCCTGCGCCGGCACCCACAGGTCCTTCTCGATGCGGTGGAAGCCGGTCCAATCGAGCTCCTCCGCCACCGCGTCCACCTCGCGGTAGTCGATTCGCGGGTCGAGGTCGCCGAGCGCCTCCGCGACGGGCTCGATGCGCTCGTAGAACGCGCGGGTCTGCGGGAAGAGTGCGCGTGCGGTCTCATCGTCGCCGGCCACGTAGGCGGCGACGAAATCCTCGACCGTGGGCACGAGCTGCCCGACCTGGTCCTTGACGAACGCCGCGTAGAGGTCGACCGCCTGCTGCTTCAGCTCGGCATCCGGTCCGTCGACGGCGACGCGGTCCCCGGTGACGGTGAATGACGCCTTGCCGACGCCCTCCCCGATCATGCCGGGCTTGCAGAGGGTGAAGTACTCCCCCGGCTGCGCGACGACGGTGAGCGTACGGGATGCTGACGGTGCGATGTTCTCGACCTCGCCGACGATACGCAGGCCGTCCTCGGCGAGCAGGTAGAACTCCGAGATCTTGCTGCTGTCGTTGGAGACCTCGAAGGTCAGGGTGCCGCTCTTCGCCGTCGCCGCGGAGACCGCGCACTCACCGTCGGTGGAGGACACCGTGAAGGCTGCTGCGGCGTCGACGTCGCTCTTCGCGACGCATCCGCTCAGTACGAGCGCTCCGGCTCCGGCGACCGCGAGTGCACCGATGATTCGGCGTGAAGAGATCATGCTGCTCCTTGTTGTGAAAGATGAAGGGTCTCGTCCTGGCGTGGTTCCGCCACCGGACGCGAGCGGGATGGACGCCGCCCGCGGAGACCGCGAACGTAGAAGAATCCGACGATGCCGACGTAGAGCGCCCAGGCGATGACCTGCAGCCAGGTCATCGCGGGCATGAACCCGACCGTCGCCTGCAGGATCGCAGCCCACGCGCTGTCCGGCGCGATGGTCGAAGCGACATCGAAAGACCAGCCGAACGGGATCGCCGACCACCCGACGGCGACCGCTCCCGTCGTCGGATCCAGCGGCGCGATGGCCGTGAAGGGACCGGGAAGTGCGCCAGCCTCCTGCAGATCCATCACGGCGTAGGCGAGGACTCCCGCGGCGACGATGACCAGGAATCCGCCGGTCCAGGAGAAGAACCGGCGCAGGTCCAGTCGCACGGCGCCGCGCGTGATCAACCAACCGGCGATGACCGCGGTGGCGAGGCCGAGCAGCGCTCCGAGCAATGCTGTCGGCGCGTCTCCGAAGGACTGCACCATGGACCACAGCAGCAGCGTCGTCTCGATGCCCTCCCGCGCGACCGAGACGAAGCCGATCGCAATGAGAGCCCACAGGCCGCCCCGGGTGAGGGCGCGGTCGATGCCGCCCTCGAGCGTCGCCTTCATGGTGCGGCCGGCGCGCTGCATCCAGAAGATCATCCAGGTGACCATGCCGACGGCGAGCAGCGAGAGACCTCCGCCGACGAGCTCCTGGGCCTCGAACGTCAGTGCGTAGTCGCCGAAGGTGAGCACGGCACCGATCCCGAGCGCCAGGGCGACGGCGAGGCCGATGCCGATCCACAACCGCGGGAGCGCATCGGCGCGGCCGAGTCGACGGAGGTAGGCGATGAGGATGCCGACGACGAGCGCGGCTTCCAAGCCTTCGCGAAGGCCGATCAGGAATGTGGCGAGCACGGAAAGGATGACTCTCAGTCTATGAACAGAGGTAAGGCATCCCTTACCTCTGAGACTTTATCACCCTGCCGGTAACGCGACGCAACACTGTTCGCGGCATCCCCCAACCGGATCTAACCTCGGGTCATGTCTGAACTCTCGCTCCCCATCCTCGACCTGTCCCAGCTCGACGAAGGCCCGGAAGCGGCCGCCCGCTTCCGTCAGGATCTGCGGACAGCGACCCATGACGTCGGCTTCTTCTATCTCACGGGTACCGGCATCTCCCCCGAGCTGGAGACACGACTGCACCGCGCAGCGCTCGACTTCTTCGCCCTCCCGGAATCCGAGAAGCTCGCGATCGAGAACGTGAAGAGCCCCCACTTCCGCGGCTACACCCGTATCGGCGGCGAGCGCACGCAGGGGAAGGTCGATTGGCGCGAACAGATCGACATCGGCTCAGAGCGCGAGCCCGTCAGCGACGGACCCGCGTTCAACCGGCTGATCGGGCCGAACCTCTGGCCGGCGGCGCAGCCCGAGCTGCGCGAGATCGTCGACGAATGGCACGAGACTCTCTCCGAAGTCGCCCGCAAACTTCTCCGAGCCTGGGCACTCGCTCTGGGAGCTGCGGAGTCGTACTTCGACGAGCACTTCGGCGAACCCTCCACCCTCATCAAGATCGTGCGCTACCCCGGAACCGAGGCGCCCGAACCGCGGCAGGGCGTCGGCGCGCACAAGGACTCGGGCGTGCTGACCCTGCTCTGGGTCGAGCCGGGCAAGGGCGGGCTCCAGGTCGAGCGCGATGGCACCTGGGTGGATGCGCCGCCCGTTCCCGGCGCGTTCGTGGTGAACATCGGGGAGCTGCTCGAATACGCCACCGGCGGCTATCTCAAGGCGACGAACCATCGGGTCGTCTCGCCCCAGGCACCGGATGAGCGCATCTCGATCCCGTTCTTCTTCAACCCGGCGCTGGATCAGCGTCTCCCACTCATCGAG from Microbacterium sp. LWO13-1.2 includes the following:
- a CDS encoding NAD(P)H-binding protein: MEIAVAGGTGIIGTEVVRVAQQRGHRVRVLTRGNRVDVRSGSGLDAALEGTDVVVDALSVVTQSARTSTDFFTATTAKLLAAGQRAGVGHHVALSIVGVDRAPHAYYAGKLAQEQAVQSGQTPWTILRATQFHDFAAQMHRRAAVGPLHLAVRMRTQPVSVIEVAQRLVDLAEAAPAGRARDLAGPREEDLVEMMRSWARHTGLTGWMPAIALPGAFGRAMRDGSLLPDDDADRGSVTFSDWLASQPQR
- a CDS encoding FMN reductase — its product is MTTRRIAVVSAGLSNPSSTRMLADRLAAETLKALAAQNIEASVDVIELRDYAHDITNNMLTGFAPPALETAINTVISADALIAVTPIFSTSYSGLFKSFIDVLDPDSLVGKPVLIGANAGTARHSLAIDYAIRPLFAYLHAEPVSTGVFAASSDWGGAGDDVAPLAKRVEKGARELADAIARRQPSVVVDPYDPSTYLGEGRSFGHMLGGLAGE
- a CDS encoding LLM class flavin-dependent oxidoreductase; translated protein: MSEQSGAHAMQFGIMSVSDITRDPVTGVTPSEQERIKATMAIAKHSEEVGLDVFAIGEHHNPPFWSSSPSTFLAALAAQTERLIVSTSTTLITTNDPVRIAEEYSMLQHVSDGRMDLMLGRGNTGPVYPWFGQDIRQGLPLAIENYALLHKLWREDVVDWEGKFRTSLQGFTSTPRPLDGIAPFVWHGSIRTPEIAEQAAYYGDGFFANNIFWPKEHYQRLIELYRQRYAHYGHGTPEQAIVGLGGQVFMSAKSQDAVNQFRPFFDNAPVYGHGPSMEDFTEMTPLTVGSPQQVIDRYAAMREHYGDYQRQLFLIDHAGLPLKTVLEQLDILGSEVVPVLRKELAKDRPANVPDAPTHAARVKAEFGDGPTRQARPGANRGDNLTGDSPYQDTPAPAGAAFGLGRKDA
- the efeB gene encoding iron uptake transporter deferrochelatase/peroxidase subunit → MTESEADAAAVPASIGDDTAASAPSGLSRRGLLGLAIGGGVAGLAIGTGAGLAGGVALGRARESADAQSAFDFFGAHQAGITTPVQDHLHFAAFDMMPRSDRDDLKSLLQDWTYAASRMTQGLEVSATGAVGGPAEQPPEDTGEALGLPAAGLTITFGFGPGLFENADGDRYGIAAQRPATLEKLPPFLGDDLDPELSNGDLCIQACADDPQVAVHAIRNLSRIAFGRARLRWSQLGFGKTSRTTSAQATPRNLFGFKDGTANILADDAAALEDHVWVAESDEPAWMAGGSYLVARKIAMLIETWDRVRLAEQHSIIGRDKGAGAPLSGGGEFTAPDFSGTAIDANSHVRLAHPEQNDGIRILRRGYNYVDGNNNLGRLDAGLFFLSYQRDPSQFVSLQRRLSTDVLNEYIRHVGSGIWAVPAGAKPGSYVGAELFD
- the efeU gene encoding iron uptake transporter permease EfeU; translation: MLATFLIGLREGLEAALVVGILIAYLRRLGRADALPRLWIGIGLAVALALGIGAVLTFGDYALTFEAQELVGGGLSLLAVGMVTWMIFWMQRAGRTMKATLEGGIDRALTRGGLWALIAIGFVSVAREGIETTLLLWSMVQSFGDAPTALLGALLGLATAVIAGWLITRGAVRLDLRRFFSWTGGFLVIVAAGVLAYAVMDLQEAGALPGPFTAIAPLDPTTGAVAVGWSAIPFGWSFDVASTIAPDSAWAAILQATVGFMPAMTWLQVIAWALYVGIVGFFYVRGLRGRRPSRSRPVAEPRQDETLHLSQQGAA
- the efeO gene encoding iron uptake system protein EfeO, encoding MISSRRIIGALAVAGAGALVLSGCVAKSDVDAAAAFTVSSTDGECAVSAATAKSGTLTFEVSNDSSKISEFYLLAEDGLRIVGEVENIAPSASRTLTVVAQPGEYFTLCKPGMIGEGVGKASFTVTGDRVAVDGPDAELKQQAVDLYAAFVKDQVGQLVPTVEDFVAAYVAGDDETARALFPQTRAFYERIEPVAEALGDLDPRIDYREVDAVAEELDWTGFHRIEKDLWVPAQDALNADGETPAWQDWAPSTPEQRSEFGDLLLADVQELFSYVHSDDFTTALDDQGIAGISNGAIALLDEVATGKISGEEDWWSGTDLYDFAANVEGSKMAFSLVQDFAAAQGDDGAALVEKIEAGYAQLEAALAAHGSLAEGFVGYAELTDADKRQFTDLINALAEPLSQLTGTVLS
- a CDS encoding 2-oxoglutarate and iron-dependent oxygenase domain-containing protein, encoding MSELSLPILDLSQLDEGPEAAARFRQDLRTATHDVGFFYLTGTGISPELETRLHRAALDFFALPESEKLAIENVKSPHFRGYTRIGGERTQGKVDWREQIDIGSEREPVSDGPAFNRLIGPNLWPAAQPELREIVDEWHETLSEVARKLLRAWALALGAAESYFDEHFGEPSTLIKIVRYPGTEAPEPRQGVGAHKDSGVLTLLWVEPGKGGLQVERDGTWVDAPPVPGAFVVNIGELLEYATGGYLKATNHRVVSPQAPDERISIPFFFNPALDQRLPLIELPADLAADANGVTQDPSNPIHSLYGENALKSRLRAHPDVAAIHHADLVGVVS
- a CDS encoding acyltransferase family protein, which encodes MSSADADSGRPITGSIQKPRRRVPFWDNARYACIVLVVLGHAVQRLIYDSDIAFAFYLTLYAFHMPAFAIISGYFSKSTSPTKTQMARVITDILVPYLIFELLWTLTKWLVEGQADPNITRPSWTLWFLLALGIFRLVLPYLALLRWPLVWTVAISIGVGYLPNVDSTFSLSRTLGLLPFFAFGWWLREHDIVARMRLLDFRPWWVRVAAVAVLAATGWAAWTWLPLWQTIDLRHWLFYEDSYADLGGEQWWAGGLRIALMLLAVVLSAAFFALIPRGTHWWTPFGQYTMYVFLLHSFVLYPFRETGILRDLDPTWIWLPVVALLSVLIALALATRPVRWLFRPLVEPRPTWLFSDPRLASREGRRNDPTGSRRPAPPQSKSSAPT